A genomic region of Lodderomyces elongisporus chromosome 5, complete sequence contains the following coding sequences:
- the CPA1 gene encoding Multifunctional pyrimidine synthesis protein CAD (BUSCO:EOG09262914; MEROPS:MER0060647), producing MFNFRRCMATAAKSFTDNKKQLDRATLTIKNGPVFSGYSFGANRNVSGEAVFTTSLVGYPESMTDPSYKGQILCFTQPLIGNYGVPSSTVKDQFNLLKYMESPKIQCIGIVVGDVALEYSHWTAVESLQQWCQRNGVAAITGVDTRQLVSYLRDKGSSLGKITIGEEYDADEDAAFEDPGAVNLVHKVTTKQPFHVACPKEYSKNVHVAVLDCGAKENILRCLVERGASLTVFPYDYPIDKVATKFDGLFISNGPGDPTHCSSTVEHLGKVMEKHPDLPIFGICLGHQLLALASGAKTVKLKYGNRAHNIPTLDLISGKCHITSQNHGYAVDSETLGSDWEQFFINMNDLSNEGMIHKRNPVFSTQFHPEAKGGPQDTAYLFDKFFENIAHYKANNGLNLPNVDGSLLVDILPKERVE from the coding sequence atgTTCAATTTCAGAAGATGCATGGCCACTGCTGCCAAATCTTTTACAGATAACAAAAAGCAGTTAGATAGAGCAACACTTACAATCAAGAATGGTCCCGTTTTCAGCGGATACTCATTTGGTGCTAACAGAAATGTTAGTGGAGAAGCTGTTTTCACTACATCATTGGTAGGATACCCCGAGAGTATGACTGATCCTTCTTATAAAGGTCAAATCTTGTGTTTTACTCAACCATTGATTGGTAATTATGGTGTGCCTTCATCTACAGTGAAGGACCAGTTTAATTTATTAAAGTATATGGAGAGTCCCAAGATTCAATgtattggtattgttgttggtgatgtCGCTTTAGAGTATAGTCATTGGACTGCTGTGGAGAGTTTACAACAATGGTGTCAAAGAAATGGAGTTGCAGCAATTACGGGTGTTGATACTAGACAATTGGTTTCGTATTTAAGAGATAAAGGTTCAAGTTTGGGTAAGATTACAATTGGAGAGGAATATGATGCTGACGAGGATGCAGCTTTTGAAGACCCTGGTGCTGTAAATTTGGTTCATAAAGTTACTACAAAACAACCATTCCATGTTGCATGTCCAAAGGAGTACTCCAAAAATGTTCATGTGGCAGTTTTGGATTGTGGTGCCAAAGAGAATATCTTGCGTTGTTTGGTTGAGAGAGGCGCTTCATTAACTGTTTTCCCATATGACTACCCTATTGACAAAGTTGCTACTAAATTTGACggtcttttcatttctaaCGGTCCAGGTGATCCAACTCATTGTTCATCTACTGTAGAACACTTGGGCAAGGTTATGGAAAAGCACCCAGACTTACCAATCTTTGGTATCTGCTTGGGTCATCAATTGTTAGCATTAGCCAGTGGTGCTAAAACCGTTAAACTCAAATATGGTAATCGTGCCCACAATATCCCTACCCTTGATCTCATTTCGGGTAAATGCCACATTACTTCGCAAAATCACGGTTATGCCGTTGACTCCGAGACTTTGGGCTCCGATTGGGAacaatttttcatcaacatgAACGATTTGAGTAATGAAGGTATGATTCACAAGCGTAATCCCGTGTTTTCAACTCAATTCCACCCAGAGGCTAAAGGTGGTCCGCAAGACACTGCATATTTGTTTGACAAGTTTTTCGAGAATATTGCACACTACAAGGCAAACAATGGTTTAAATTTGCCAAATGTTGACGGCAGTTTGCTCGTTGATATCTTGCCAAAGGAAAGAGTCGagtaa